A genomic segment from Oncorhynchus keta strain PuntledgeMale-10-30-2019 chromosome 9, Oket_V2, whole genome shotgun sequence encodes:
- the LOC118387404 gene encoding G protein-coupled receptor kinase 5-like isoform X2, translating to MEIDSMVANSALIRARGGGGGKGRSWKWKDMLRFPHISQCMELAKTLERDYYSLCVKQPIGRQLFRLFCQSKPELRHCNSLLDKMGEYEVKSDEEKRSFGMQIINKFLSRQSSECVQVVERYGERCRESLEEQHSREVFIDCTDDLHEYLSGAPFLQYQQSMYFDRFLQWKMVERQPVTKHIFRQYRLLGKGGFGEVWAFQARASGKMYACKKLEKTHVKKGKGEAMALNEKQILETLNSRFVVSLAYAYETKQSLCLVLTIMNGGDLRFHIYNMGTSGLEQDRVQFYAAEVCCGLHHLHQMNIVYRDLKPENILLDDNGHIRISDLGLAVTLSEGNLVRGRVGTLGYMAPEVIGNDYYGLSPDWWGLGCLVYEMTAGRSPFKRKGERLIGKEMERRIQEEEEEYGKIFSNETKDFCRLLLTKDPRDRLGCQGSGVYGIKSHPFFRTINFRRLEAGVIEPPFKPDMIEMGCFKELNVFGPQGSRPPDLDWTQTPAPVSPKRSLLDRLFRRHHSEESGSRRHKSDSSTMDSASLLSTTI from the exons ATGGAGATAGATAGTATGGTGGCGAACAGCGCACTCATCAGAGCCAGAGGAG gTGGAGGGGGAAAAGGCAGGAGTTGGAAATGGAAAGACATGCTGCGCTTCCCTCACATCAGCCAGTGTATGGAGCTGGCAAAAACccttg agcgAGACTACTACAGCCTGTGTGTGAAGCAGCCTATCGGCAGACAACTATTCCGTCTCTTCTGTCAGAGCAAACCTGAGCTGCGGCACTGCAACTCCCTATTGGACAAAATG GGGGAGTATGAGGTGAAGTcagatgaggagaagaggagtttTGGCATGCAAATCATTAACAAGTTCCTCAGTAGACAG TCATCTGAGTGTGTACAGGTAGTAGAGCGCTATGGTGAGAGGTGTAGGGAGAGTCTGGAGGAGCAGCACAGTAGAGAAGTCTTCATTGACTGCACAGA TGACCTCCATGAGTACCTGAGCGGTGCCCCCTTCCTTCAGTACCAGCAGAGCATGTACTTTGACCGTTTTCTGCAGTGGAAGATGGTAGAGAG ACAGCCTGTTACCAAACACATCTTCAGACAGTACAGGTTGCTTGGCAAGGGAGGCTTCGGGGAG gtGTGGGCATTCCAGGCACGTGCCTCTGGGAAGATGTATGCCTGTAAGAAGCTGGAGAAGACTCATGTgaagaaggggaaaggagaggccATGGCCCTCAATGAGAAACAGATACTAGAGACACTTAACAGCAGATTTGTG gtcAGTCTGGCGTATGCATATGAAACcaaacagtctctctgtctggtgcTGACCATAATGAACGGAGGAGACCTGCGGTTCCACATCTATAACATGGGTACCTCAGGCCTGGAGCAGGACAGGGTTCAGTTCTATGCTGCTGAGGTCTGCTGTggtctccaccacctccaccagatGAACATTGTCTACAG GGATCTAAAACCAGAGAACATCCTTCTGGATGACAATG GGCACATCCGTATCTCAGACCTGGGCCTGGCGGTGACACTATCTGAGGGGAATCTGGTACGAGGCAGGGTGGGCACCCTGGGCTACATGG CTCCAGAGGTGATTGGCAACGACTACTACGGGTTGAGCCCTGATTGGTGGGGCCTGGGCTGCCTTGTGTACGAAATGACGGCAGGACGATCGCCATTCAAGAGAAAGGGGGAGCGATTGATaggaaaggagatggagagaaggatacaggaggaggaggaggagtatggAAAGATATTTAGCAACGAGACGAAAGACTTCTGTCGCTTG CTGTTGACTAAAGACCCGAGAGATAGgctggggtgtcaggggagtggggTGTATGGGATTAAGTCCCATCCCTTCTTCAGAACCATCAACTTCAGGAGGCTGGAGGCCGGAGTCATTGAGCCACCCTTCAAACCGGAT ATGATAGAGATGGGTTGTTTCAAGGAGCTGAATGTGTTCGGGCCTCAGGGTTCCAGACCCCCTGACCTGGACTGGACCCAGACCCCTGCCCCAGTGAGCCCCAAACGCAGCCTGCTGGACCGCTTATTCCGCAGACAT CATTCAGAGGAGTCAGGCAGCAGAAGACACAAGTCAGACAGCAGCACCATGGACTCAGCTAGCCTGCTCAGCACTACAATCTAG
- the LOC118387404 gene encoding G protein-coupled receptor kinase 5-like isoform X1 — MEIDSMVANSALIRARGGGGGKGRSWKWKDMLRFPHISQCMELAKTLERDYYSLCVKQPIGRQLFRLFCQSKPELRHCNSLLDKMGEYEVKSDEEKRSFGMQIINKFLSRQSSECVQVVERYGERCRESLEEQHSREVFIDCTDDLHEYLSGAPFLQYQQSMYFDRFLQWKMVERQPVTKHIFRQYRLLGKGGFGEVWAFQARASGKMYACKKLEKTHVKKGKGEAMALNEKQILETLNSRFVVSLAYAYETKQSLCLVLTIMNGGDLRFHIYNMGTSGLEQDRVQFYAAEVCCGLHHLHQMNIVYRDLKPENILLDDNGHIRISDLGLAVTLSEGNLVRGRVGTLGYMAPEVIGNDYYGLSPDWWGLGCLVYEMTAGRSPFKRKGERLIGKEMERRIQEEEEEYGKIFSNETKDFCRLLLTKDPRDRLGCQGSGVYGIKSHPFFRTINFRRLEAGVIEPPFKPDPRAVYCQDVQDIDEFSTVKGVILGRADNDFYIKFNTGSVAIPWQTEMIEMGCFKELNVFGPQGSRPPDLDWTQTPAPVSPKRSLLDRLFRRHHSEESGSRRHKSDSSTMDSASLLSTTI; from the exons ATGGAGATAGATAGTATGGTGGCGAACAGCGCACTCATCAGAGCCAGAGGAG gTGGAGGGGGAAAAGGCAGGAGTTGGAAATGGAAAGACATGCTGCGCTTCCCTCACATCAGCCAGTGTATGGAGCTGGCAAAAACccttg agcgAGACTACTACAGCCTGTGTGTGAAGCAGCCTATCGGCAGACAACTATTCCGTCTCTTCTGTCAGAGCAAACCTGAGCTGCGGCACTGCAACTCCCTATTGGACAAAATG GGGGAGTATGAGGTGAAGTcagatgaggagaagaggagtttTGGCATGCAAATCATTAACAAGTTCCTCAGTAGACAG TCATCTGAGTGTGTACAGGTAGTAGAGCGCTATGGTGAGAGGTGTAGGGAGAGTCTGGAGGAGCAGCACAGTAGAGAAGTCTTCATTGACTGCACAGA TGACCTCCATGAGTACCTGAGCGGTGCCCCCTTCCTTCAGTACCAGCAGAGCATGTACTTTGACCGTTTTCTGCAGTGGAAGATGGTAGAGAG ACAGCCTGTTACCAAACACATCTTCAGACAGTACAGGTTGCTTGGCAAGGGAGGCTTCGGGGAG gtGTGGGCATTCCAGGCACGTGCCTCTGGGAAGATGTATGCCTGTAAGAAGCTGGAGAAGACTCATGTgaagaaggggaaaggagaggccATGGCCCTCAATGAGAAACAGATACTAGAGACACTTAACAGCAGATTTGTG gtcAGTCTGGCGTATGCATATGAAACcaaacagtctctctgtctggtgcTGACCATAATGAACGGAGGAGACCTGCGGTTCCACATCTATAACATGGGTACCTCAGGCCTGGAGCAGGACAGGGTTCAGTTCTATGCTGCTGAGGTCTGCTGTggtctccaccacctccaccagatGAACATTGTCTACAG GGATCTAAAACCAGAGAACATCCTTCTGGATGACAATG GGCACATCCGTATCTCAGACCTGGGCCTGGCGGTGACACTATCTGAGGGGAATCTGGTACGAGGCAGGGTGGGCACCCTGGGCTACATGG CTCCAGAGGTGATTGGCAACGACTACTACGGGTTGAGCCCTGATTGGTGGGGCCTGGGCTGCCTTGTGTACGAAATGACGGCAGGACGATCGCCATTCAAGAGAAAGGGGGAGCGATTGATaggaaaggagatggagagaaggatacaggaggaggaggaggagtatggAAAGATATTTAGCAACGAGACGAAAGACTTCTGTCGCTTG CTGTTGACTAAAGACCCGAGAGATAGgctggggtgtcaggggagtggggTGTATGGGATTAAGTCCCATCCCTTCTTCAGAACCATCAACTTCAGGAGGCTGGAGGCCGGAGTCATTGAGCCACCCTTCAAACCGGAT CCCAGAGCAGTGTACTGCCAGGATGTTCAGGACATTGATGAGTTctccacagtaaaaggagtcATTTTGGGGAGGGCAGACAACGACTTCTACATCAAGTTTAACACAGGCTCAGTGGCCATACCCTGGCAGACAGAG ATGATAGAGATGGGTTGTTTCAAGGAGCTGAATGTGTTCGGGCCTCAGGGTTCCAGACCCCCTGACCTGGACTGGACCCAGACCCCTGCCCCAGTGAGCCCCAAACGCAGCCTGCTGGACCGCTTATTCCGCAGACAT CATTCAGAGGAGTCAGGCAGCAGAAGACACAAGTCAGACAGCAGCACCATGGACTCAGCTAGCCTGCTCAGCACTACAATCTAG